A window from Candidatus Gracilibacteria bacterium encodes these proteins:
- a CDS encoding MazG nucleotide pyrophosphohydrolase domain-containing protein — translation MHLKFQNLVEIAAKLRSENGCPWDKEQTLESLAPKVLEEAQELLEGVEKKDITNIEEELGDVLFTLIMMSQIAKEEGKFTLEGAMEKVAQKFISRHTWVFGEDTASTPEEAVALWNKNKKKEKGVYSGKNGDFVTNANPKNPCGPVFWPPARSRIPEVFSQAPRWRICTILFYLRIWRRRWNDCKKPSMHENALWFTGITM, via the coding sequence ATGCATCTTAAGTTTCAAAATTTAGTCGAAATCGCTGCAAAACTCCGCTCCGAAAACGGATGTCCTTGGGATAAAGAGCAGACTTTGGAATCTCTGGCGCCAAAAGTGCTCGAGGAGGCGCAGGAGCTTTTGGAAGGGGTGGAAAAAAAAGACATCACAAACATTGAAGAGGAATTGGGGGATGTGCTTTTCACCCTCATCATGATGAGCCAAATTGCAAAGGAAGAAGGGAAATTCACTTTGGAAGGAGCCATGGAAAAAGTGGCTCAAAAATTCATCTCTCGTCACACCTGGGTTTTTGGAGAGGACACGGCGAGCACTCCGGAGGAGGCCGTGGCCCTTTGGAACAAAAATAAGAAAAAAGAAAAATGAGTATACTCGGGAAAAAATGGCGACTTCGTTACGAACGCAAACCCAAAGAATCCTTGTGGACCGGTCTTTTGGCCTCCCGCACGATCCAGGATCCCGGAAGTTTTTTCTCAAGCGCCGCGGTGGAGGATCTGCACGATCCTTTTTTATTTGAGGATATGGAGAAGGCGGTGGAACGATTGCAAAAAGCCATCCATGCACGAGAACGCATTGTGGTTTACGGGGATTACGATGTAG
- the miaA gene encoding tRNA (adenosine(37)-N6)-dimethylallyltransferase MiaA, which yields MTDLYHHLTLFLRELKKTGEKPLVVICGPTASGKTALSLRIAEDFNGEIISADSAQVYKKMDIGTDKVTPVERQKIKHHLIDVRDINQPFTMADFKREATHAIGEILLKGKLPIICGGTGLYISSVVDNYDLPIAPPDLKIREELEKEYQKKGADGLYNMLLDLDPVSASKIHPNNVRFVARALEVVLQTKKPRAQEKAPRLYNVFKMAVDWPREVLYERINKRVDEQIEKGLLNELKTLLSEGYDPKSRAFAALGYKEYFPYLLGEKSLEDCKEELKMNTRNFAKRQLTWFRKEEDIYWISPEEFYEVTHAS from the coding sequence ATGACGGATCTTTACCACCATCTCACACTTTTTCTGCGCGAGCTTAAAAAAACGGGAGAAAAACCTTTGGTGGTGATTTGTGGCCCAACGGCCAGCGGAAAAACAGCCCTCAGTCTTAGGATAGCCGAGGATTTTAATGGAGAAATCATCTCCGCGGATTCGGCTCAGGTTTATAAAAAAATGGACATTGGCACGGACAAGGTTACGCCAGTGGAACGACAAAAAATAAAACACCACCTCATCGATGTGCGGGACATCAATCAACCCTTCACCATGGCGGATTTTAAGAGGGAGGCCACACACGCCATCGGAGAGATTTTGTTGAAAGGGAAACTGCCTATTATTTGCGGGGGCACCGGTTTGTACATCAGCAGCGTGGTGGACAATTACGATCTTCCCATCGCTCCGCCGGATCTTAAAATTCGGGAGGAGCTCGAAAAGGAATACCAAAAAAAGGGGGCCGATGGACTCTACAATATGCTGCTGGATTTGGACCCCGTGAGCGCCAGTAAAATTCACCCCAACAATGTGCGCTTTGTTGCGCGGGCCTTGGAAGTGGTGCTGCAAACAAAAAAACCTCGTGCCCAAGAAAAAGCCCCGCGGCTCTACAATGTTTTTAAAATGGCGGTGGATTGGCCACGGGAAGTTTTGTACGAGCGCATCAATAAACGCGTGGACGAACAAATTGAAAAAGGACTTTTGAACGAACTTAAGACCTTGCTCAGTGAAGGCTACGATCCCAAATCTCGAGCCTTTGCGGCACTGGGATACAAGGAATATTTCCCCTATTTGCTGGGCGAAAAATCTTTGGAAGACTGCAAGGAAGAACTGAAAATGAACACCCGAAATTTTGCAAAAAGACAACTCACTTGGTTTAGAAAAGAAGAAGATATATACTGGATTTCCCCTGAAGAATTTTACGAAGTGACCCATGCATCTTAA